Proteins from a genomic interval of Gammaproteobacteria bacterium:
- a CDS encoding type II toxin-antitoxin system RelE/ParE family toxin translates to MTAARVQGSAALRIDEIYRYSNEHWGEAQADAYITGLFNAFDKIAGGGVMSRPIPAEFGVDGYFFRYKKHFVYWKWLTNGDVGIVTVLHERMHQFGRFQEDFPK, encoded by the coding sequence ATGACTGCGGCACGCGTCCAGGGATCGGCCGCACTCCGCATCGACGAAATCTACCGATACTCCAATGAGCATTGGGGAGAAGCGCAGGCAGATGCCTACATCACCGGTCTTTTCAATGCCTTCGATAAGATCGCAGGAGGTGGCGTCATGTCACGCCCGATTCCGGCGGAATTCGGCGTGGACGGCTATTTCTTCCGCTACAAGAAGCACTTCGTGTATTGGAAGTGGCTGACCAACGGAGATGTCGGTATCGTCACGGTGCTGCACGAACGCATGCACCAGTTCGGCCGTTTCCAGGAGGACTTTCCCAAATAG
- a CDS encoding addiction module antitoxin: MPRTTTMTVRLSGALRDFVSANVGDSGSYENVSEYVRDLIRRDKERSEREAFERLKAELTRAFAAPDDSYHPLSASDVIARNKGQAER, encoded by the coding sequence ATGCCACGCACGACAACAATGACGGTTCGGCTGAGCGGCGCGCTTCGCGACTTTGTGTCGGCAAATGTCGGGGACAGCGGCTCGTACGAAAACGTAAGCGAGTATGTGCGCGATCTGATCCGGCGCGACAAGGAGCGGTCGGAACGCGAGGCCTTTGAGCGATTGAAGGCTGAGCTGACCCGCGCATTTGCTGCTCCGGATGACTCTTATCATCCCCTTTCCGCCTCGGACGTTATTGCCAGGAACAAGGGTCAGGCTGAGCGATGA
- a CDS encoding DUF488 domain-containing protein, with amino-acid sequence MTTEAVRSGGIFTVGHSAHEAARFVDLLDMHDIEAVADVRSMPYSRRNPQFNRETLKESLKASGIAYVFLGKELGARSNDPDCYENGRVQFRKLAATSLFRSGIKRVLDGSEQMRIALMCAEKDPLNCHRTILVTRELVALGKKVNHILADGEVETHDAAMNRLCKQLNIGKDLLRTPEELENDAYAAWEAKIAYANPKARARGRPALPWERGRPALPT; translated from the coding sequence ATGACTACAGAAGCGGTGCGATCAGGGGGGATTTTTACGGTAGGTCATTCGGCGCATGAAGCGGCGCGGTTCGTGGACTTGCTTGATATGCACGACATAGAGGCCGTGGCGGATGTGCGGTCGATGCCCTACAGCCGGCGGAATCCGCAATTCAATCGGGAAACGCTGAAAGAGTCGCTGAAGGCAAGCGGAATTGCGTACGTGTTTCTCGGCAAGGAACTAGGCGCCAGAAGTAACGATCCGGACTGCTATGAGAACGGGCGCGTCCAGTTCCGGAAACTGGCCGCGACCAGCCTTTTCCGGTCCGGCATCAAGCGCGTGCTGGACGGAAGCGAGCAGATGCGCATTGCGCTGATGTGCGCGGAAAAGGACCCTCTCAACTGCCACCGAACCATATTGGTCACCCGCGAGCTGGTCGCCTTGGGCAAGAAAGTCAATCACATTCTGGCCGATGGAGAAGTCGAGACGCACGATGCCGCGATGAACCGGTTGTGCAAGCAACTGAACATCGGGAAAGACCTTCTGCGCACTCCCGAGGAACTGGAGAACGACGCATACGCTGCATGGGAAGCGAAGATCGCCTACGCCAACCCTAAAGCGCGCGCGCGAGGGCGTCCCGCCCTCCCCTGGGAAAGAGGGCGTCCCGCCCTCCCCACCTGA
- the moaB gene encoding molybdenum cofactor biosynthesis protein B, translating into MPLNIAVLTISDSRTLETDDSGALLAERIAGAGHKLHERLLEPDHRYRIRAVVSQWIADEGVDAIITTGGTGLTGRDGTPEAVEPLLDKQIEGFGEMFRVLSYEDIGTSTLQSRCLAGLANGTFVFCLPGSRNAVATGWDKLIEAQLDTRTRPCNLAELRPRLRET; encoded by the coding sequence CTGCCGCTGAACATCGCCGTACTGACGATTTCGGACAGCCGGACGCTGGAGACGGACGACTCGGGTGCGCTGCTGGCGGAGCGCATCGCCGGCGCCGGCCACAAGCTGCACGAGCGGCTGCTGGAACCCGACCACCGGTACCGGATACGCGCGGTCGTGTCGCAGTGGATCGCCGATGAAGGCGTCGACGCGATCATAACCACCGGCGGCACGGGGCTGACCGGACGCGACGGCACGCCCGAGGCGGTCGAACCGCTGCTCGACAAGCAGATCGAGGGCTTCGGCGAGATGTTCCGCGTGCTGTCGTACGAGGACATCGGCACGTCCACGCTGCAGTCGCGCTGCCTGGCGGGGCTGGCCAACGGCACCTTCGTGTTCTGCCTGCCCGGCTCGCGCAACGCCGTCGCCACCGGCTGGGACAAGCTGATCGAGGCGCAACTCGACACCCGCACCCGCCCCTGCAACCTGGCCGAACTCAGGCCACGCTTACGAGAAACGTAA
- the gloB gene encoding hydroxyacylglutathione hydrolase — MALLQIHQFPCLSDNYGFLIHERLSGLTATIDTPDAKVIQRELKRKGWRLTHILNTHHHPDHAGGNLWLKERTGCIIVGPSADAARIPGIDLQVGDGETLEFGNAAALVYDTPGHTSGHIVYYFPDEDVAFVGDTLFAMGCGRLFEGSPEQMWDSLQKLMSWPGRTRIYCAHEYTRTNGRFALTVDPDNEALIKRMEEVARLREDGKPTVPTTMYQEKRTNPFLRPDSQGIRVQLGMEDADDVEVFAEVRRRKDHF; from the coding sequence ATGGCGCTTTTGCAGATCCACCAGTTCCCCTGCCTGTCGGACAACTACGGGTTCCTGATCCACGAGCGCCTGTCGGGCCTGACCGCCACGATCGACACGCCCGACGCCAAGGTCATCCAGCGCGAGCTCAAGCGCAAGGGCTGGCGCCTCACGCACATCCTCAACACCCACCACCATCCCGACCACGCCGGCGGCAACCTGTGGCTGAAGGAACGCACCGGCTGCATCATCGTCGGCCCCAGCGCCGACGCCGCGCGCATCCCGGGCATCGACCTCCAGGTCGGCGACGGCGAAACACTCGAATTCGGCAATGCCGCAGCCCTCGTTTACGACACTCCCGGCCACACCAGCGGTCACATCGTCTATTACTTCCCCGACGAGGACGTGGCCTTCGTCGGCGACACCCTGTTCGCCATGGGCTGCGGGCGGCTGTTCGAAGGCTCGCCGGAACAGATGTGGGACTCGCTGCAGAAGCTGATGAGCTGGCCAGGCCGCACGCGAATCTACTGCGCGCACGAATACACGCGCACCAACGGCCGCTTCGCGCTGACCGTGGACCCGGACAACGAGGCGCTGATCAAGCGCATGGAGGAAGTGGCGCGCCTGCGCGAGGACGGAAAACCGACCGTTCCAACGACCATGTACCAGGAGAAACGCACCAACCCCTTCCTGCGGCCGGACAGCCAGGGCATCCGCGTGCAACTCGGCATGGAAGACGCAGACGACGTCGAAGTTTTCGCCGAAGTCCGCCGCCGCAAGGACCACTTCTAG
- a CDS encoding Fic family protein: MDAKINTASLELTNQILSLISGIDEFKGAWRAIGRIAPERLTGLRRVATIESVGSSTRIEGASLTDRDVEKLLSSIGIRSFANRDEQEVAGYAQVMETVFSNWKAIDLTENHIKQLHRDLLIFSARDERYRGEYKKLPNHVEAFDETGKSLGVVFRTASPFDTPRLMTELVDWTRTALDSRNPHSLLTIAVFVVVFLEIHPFQDGNGRLSRILTTLLLLRAGYAYVPYDSLESVVEQSREAYYLALRQTQATIRTESPNWQPWVEYFLDTLKRHKDRLEHKIERERVLLGDLPELSLRILEVARKRGRVTVAEAARATGASRNTIKDHIRSLAGKGHLERHGAGRATWYSLA, translated from the coding sequence ATGGATGCCAAAATCAACACTGCCAGTCTGGAGCTCACCAACCAGATCCTGTCACTGATCTCCGGGATTGACGAATTCAAGGGGGCGTGGCGCGCGATCGGCCGGATCGCCCCCGAACGGCTGACCGGCCTGCGGCGCGTGGCGACCATCGAGAGCGTTGGCTCCTCGACCCGTATAGAGGGCGCCAGCCTGACCGACCGCGATGTCGAAAAGCTGCTGTCCAGTATCGGGATCAGGTCCTTTGCCAATCGGGACGAACAGGAAGTTGCCGGTTACGCCCAGGTCATGGAGACCGTATTCTCGAACTGGAAAGCGATCGACCTCACGGAAAACCATATCAAGCAGCTTCATCGCGACCTGCTGATATTTTCCGCCCGCGACGAGCGGTATCGCGGCGAATACAAGAAGTTGCCGAATCACGTGGAGGCGTTCGATGAAACCGGCAAAAGCCTGGGCGTCGTATTTCGGACGGCATCGCCGTTCGATACCCCGCGCCTGATGACCGAACTCGTGGACTGGACCCGGACCGCCCTGGACAGCCGGAACCCCCACTCTCTTCTGACGATTGCCGTCTTCGTGGTTGTCTTTCTTGAAATTCATCCATTTCAGGATGGCAATGGGCGACTTTCGCGCATCCTGACGACGCTCTTGCTGCTGCGCGCAGGCTACGCCTACGTCCCCTACGATTCGCTGGAAAGCGTTGTCGAGCAATCCAGGGAGGCCTATTACCTGGCATTGCGTCAAACTCAGGCAACCATCCGAACGGAGAGCCCGAATTGGCAGCCTTGGGTCGAGTACTTTCTCGATACGCTGAAGCGGCACAAAGACCGCCTGGAACACAAGATCGAACGTGAGCGAGTACTTCTCGGAGACCTTCCCGAACTATCGCTGCGGATACTGGAAGTTGCCCGGAAGCGCGGCCGGGTCACCGTCGCCGAAGCGGCCAGAGCCACCGGCGCCAGCAGGAACACGATAAAGGACCATATTCGGTCCCTCGCCGGCAAAGGCCACCTCGAACGCCACGGCGCAGGCCGTGCAACCTGGTATTCGCTCGCATGA
- a CDS encoding alpha/beta hydrolase → MRYLLGFLLAVLSFGAHADAPRTGTVEGGGGLPIAVTHNGPADAPRIVFVHGFLGSTLNWKKQLESELADEFFLTALDMRGHGASAKPWQAEHYLDMRLWADDIKAVLESGGAGKPLMVAWSYGGHFVLDYVRYYGTDAIGGIVFVSSNAGFVARPVSPMTPEREQQIARSTSANAATLLEWTEGYVDLITAGGELSPAEKQMLMVSPMMTPHYVRVFNREHRSDNSDLLEAVDVPVLFIIGGQDILANREQIESIAARLPQAEVSVFADSGNMPFWFDAGQFNRRIAEFAMSLNGR, encoded by the coding sequence ATGCGTTACCTGCTGGGATTCCTGTTGGCGGTTTTGTCTTTCGGCGCACACGCGGACGCGCCGCGGACCGGGACGGTCGAGGGCGGCGGGGGGCTGCCGATCGCTGTCACGCACAACGGTCCTGCCGATGCGCCGCGGATCGTGTTCGTGCACGGTTTTCTCGGCAGCACGCTCAACTGGAAGAAGCAACTGGAGTCGGAGCTCGCCGACGAGTTCTTTCTGACCGCGCTGGACATGCGCGGCCATGGGGCTTCGGCCAAGCCCTGGCAGGCGGAGCACTACCTGGACATGCGGCTCTGGGCCGACGACATCAAGGCGGTGCTGGAGAGCGGTGGCGCCGGCAAACCGCTAATGGTCGCCTGGTCTTACGGCGGCCATTTCGTGCTCGACTACGTGCGCTACTACGGGACTGATGCGATTGGCGGCATCGTGTTCGTGAGCAGCAACGCCGGGTTCGTGGCCCGGCCGGTATCGCCGATGACGCCGGAACGCGAACAGCAGATCGCCCGCTCGACCTCGGCCAACGCGGCCACGCTGCTGGAGTGGACGGAGGGCTACGTGGACCTGATCACGGCGGGAGGCGAACTGTCGCCGGCCGAGAAGCAAATGCTGATGGTGTCCCCGATGATGACGCCCCACTACGTGCGCGTTTTCAATCGCGAACACCGCTCGGACAACAGCGACCTGCTCGAAGCCGTCGACGTTCCGGTGCTGTTCATCATCGGCGGCCAGGACATTCTGGCGAACCGCGAGCAGATCGAGTCGATCGCGGCCCGTCTTCCGCAGGCTGAAGTGTCCGTTTTCGCCGACTCCGGCAACATGCCGTTCTGGTTCGACGCCGGGCAGTTCAACCGGCGCATCGCGGAGTTCGCGATGTCGCTGAACGGCCGCTAG
- a CDS encoding DUF1838 domain-containing protein has translation MAGSKSHLRIYGFPGSGGTAPTAVSPSRRAGRPLSQEGPPLSQVSRRSFLPLLGMGLVGGSALAVSGGLSQEEQGWYRRLVYSGVDDEVIWSILGVKYGREGNSLTPLWNTNTIGFSRIRYPEQGGYRVDTMEVVFYTDLVSGVRLESWRNPYTAREVEVVVPAPVAVTSYHSEVGPSERTAPGGIRIAESVQPPRTIGGDTWVQIEKRVTVAPDPAEAPIFSSIEFVDYRGRTEDLRSEAPRVEATLQLEIVSDWLPWMEMGGRAGGLYTRAKGTKLFALNDLPASLAQLLERHFPEIADDPFGYIGRAL, from the coding sequence ATGGCTGGGTCAAAGTCACATCTTCGAATTTATGGCTTCCCTGGGAGTGGGGGCACTGCCCCCACGGCCGTCTCGCCTTCCCGGAGGGCGGGACGCCCTCTCTCCCAGGAAGGACCCCCTCTCTCCCAGGTGTCGCGGCGTAGCTTTCTGCCACTCCTTGGGATGGGACTAGTGGGTGGCAGTGCCCTCGCGGTTTCCGGTGGGCTGTCGCAGGAAGAGCAGGGCTGGTACCGGCGGCTGGTGTATTCGGGGGTGGACGACGAGGTCATCTGGTCGATCCTGGGCGTGAAGTACGGGCGCGAAGGCAACTCGCTCACGCCCTTGTGGAATACCAACACGATCGGGTTCTCGCGGATCCGCTATCCGGAGCAGGGCGGTTATCGCGTGGATACGATGGAAGTCGTCTTCTATACCGACCTGGTGAGCGGCGTACGGCTCGAATCCTGGCGCAACCCCTATACGGCGCGGGAGGTGGAGGTGGTCGTGCCCGCGCCCGTTGCCGTGACGTCGTATCACTCCGAGGTCGGGCCGTCCGAACGCACGGCGCCGGGCGGCATTCGCATCGCCGAGTCGGTTCAGCCGCCGCGCACGATCGGGGGCGATACCTGGGTGCAGATCGAGAAGCGTGTGACGGTTGCGCCCGACCCGGCGGAGGCGCCGATCTTCAGTTCAATCGAATTCGTCGATTACCGGGGGCGGACGGAGGATCTTCGCTCGGAAGCGCCGCGCGTCGAGGCCACGCTTCAACTTGAGATTGTGTCGGACTGGCTGCCTTGGATGGAAATGGGCGGACGCGCAGGCGGCCTCTATACCCGCGCAAAGGGAACCAAGCTTTTCGCGCTCAATGACCTGCCGGCTTCTTTGGCGCAGCTGCTCGAGCGCCACTTTCCTGAGATTGCGGACGATCCGTTCGGTTATATCGGCCGGGCGCTGTAG
- a CDS encoding LysR family transcriptional regulator: protein MKFDLKQLRHFVCVVDTGNITRAAELQYITQPALTRSIKKMEERIGAKLLDRSPRRITPTEAGRVLYRYAKIIINQAERALLDVTAVSRGEQGHVHIGIAALFAPTLISHLIPQLSARFPGLQVRITEGFFEDLVAGLVEGEIDVLLSNFPPGVVPPDVELKPLFEIRTEFVVGASHPLASKENVTAKDLREAQWAIIKQPHIIDFLDKFFAEESLPPVSVAIEATSLNTLKSLVMLGQYVAMLPRRWIEKELEAGEIKTIRKDGTALVREAGLILRQTATRRPTVENVIPVIEESCREWQIDR, encoded by the coding sequence ATGAAATTCGATCTCAAGCAACTGCGGCACTTCGTCTGTGTGGTGGACACGGGCAACATCACGCGCGCGGCCGAACTCCAGTACATCACGCAGCCCGCGCTCACGCGCAGCATCAAGAAGATGGAGGAGCGCATCGGCGCCAAACTGCTCGACCGCTCGCCCCGCAGGATCACGCCCACCGAGGCCGGGCGCGTCCTCTACCGCTACGCCAAGATCATCATCAACCAGGCGGAACGCGCGCTGCTGGACGTCACCGCCGTGTCCCGGGGCGAGCAGGGCCATGTGCATATCGGCATCGCCGCGCTGTTCGCCCCCACGCTGATCAGCCATCTCATCCCGCAATTGTCGGCACGGTTCCCGGGGCTCCAGGTGCGCATCACCGAAGGCTTCTTCGAGGACCTCGTGGCGGGCCTGGTCGAAGGCGAAATCGACGTGCTGCTATCCAACTTCCCGCCCGGCGTCGTGCCGCCGGACGTGGAACTCAAACCGCTGTTCGAGATCCGCACGGAGTTCGTGGTGGGCGCCTCCCATCCCCTGGCGTCCAAAGAAAACGTCACGGCAAAAGACCTGCGAGAGGCTCAATGGGCCATCATAAAACAACCCCATATCATTGATTTCCTTGATAAGTTCTTTGCTGAGGAATCGCTGCCTCCGGTCTCGGTTGCGATCGAGGCGACCTCGCTCAACACGCTCAAGTCGCTCGTGATGCTCGGCCAGTACGTCGCGATGCTGCCGCGCCGCTGGATCGAGAAGGAGCTCGAGGCCGGCGAAATCAAGACCATCCGCAAGGACGGTACCGCCCTGGTGCGCGAGGCCGGCCTGATCCTGCGCCAGACCGCAACCCGGCGGCCCACCGTCGAGAACGTCATCCCGGTCATCGAGGAGTCCTGCCGCGAGTGGCAGATCGACCGCTGA
- a CDS encoding NAD(P)H-binding protein, translating to MTTLLTAANGKTGRAVLKALANRGADVKVFLRDEAQWPALNELGASSFAVGDMEDAATIEAAMESCDGIIHIGPPMHPNEVEITRRFIDAAKSHDLKRFVYYSVMHPLRRAVRHHRLKLDAEEELIESGLPYTIVQPIRYMQHLAMIWKRVLDTGVHNMPFSVDVKFNVADLRDLAEATAIVATEPGHLYITYELAGPEALSQRDMAATISRVLGRVIRAEALSLEQVEKNARAAGAGDDRVTQMLTMNDHYDRFGFRGNPNVLRWILGREPNTYENYVKRLASR from the coding sequence ATGACCACATTGCTGACCGCCGCCAACGGCAAAACCGGCCGCGCGGTACTCAAGGCGCTCGCGAACCGCGGCGCCGACGTGAAGGTGTTCCTGCGCGACGAGGCGCAATGGCCCGCGCTCAACGAACTGGGCGCAAGTTCCTTCGCCGTCGGCGACATGGAGGACGCAGCAACGATCGAAGCCGCGATGGAATCCTGCGACGGCATCATCCACATCGGCCCGCCCATGCACCCGAACGAGGTCGAGATCACGCGCCGCTTCATCGACGCCGCGAAGTCCCACGATCTCAAGCGCTTCGTCTATTACTCGGTCATGCATCCGCTCCGGCGCGCGGTGCGCCATCACCGGCTCAAGCTCGACGCCGAAGAAGAGCTGATCGAGTCCGGCCTGCCCTACACGATCGTGCAGCCGATCCGCTACATGCAGCACCTGGCGATGATCTGGAAGAGAGTGCTGGACACGGGCGTGCACAACATGCCCTTCAGCGTGGACGTCAAGTTCAACGTCGCGGACCTGCGCGATCTGGCCGAGGCGACTGCCATCGTGGCCACGGAACCGGGGCATCTCTACATCACCTACGAGCTGGCGGGTCCGGAGGCGCTCAGCCAGCGCGACATGGCCGCGACCATCAGCCGCGTGCTGGGCCGGGTAATCCGCGCCGAAGCGCTGAGCCTGGAGCAGGTCGAGAAGAACGCCCGCGCGGCAGGCGCCGGCGACGACCGCGTGACGCAGATGCTCACGATGAACGACCACTACGACCGGTTCGGTTTCCGCGGAAACCCCAACGTCCTGCGCTGGATCCTGGGCCGCGAACCGAACACCTACGAGAACTACGTAAAACGCCTCGCCTCCCGCTAA
- a CDS encoding TonB-dependent receptor plug domain-containing protein gives MNYTLVAVCSGGFKMTHHAVRTRIESLAETRTRLVLPSLMAVAALLAGDLALAQDDGQLEEIVVTARKRTENLQDVPLSITAISAVDLERASVYALDDLAEITPGLTYQSIGAFNTPTIRGLSQTSQSGLQGNVGVFIDGIFLNNRSTLEFGVLDLERIEVVKGPQGALYGRNTFAGAINYVTRSPSTDGINGRLTAEVGNEGRWEIGGSVNFPLGENAAVRVFAATSEFDGTITNARGGDKLGGYNERTSYGASLIFDPSENLSVKLFAARTEVDEDQPPLILVPVARNDCGATYNLPDGRVFNSLYCSGLQAGDAPNLNALGKGQVGDFTLAYLNVEYDIGFATLTVNISDSESEYSTLVDNVSNPVAETLPLGPLGFSAQFFTNSAGDVAEQQSYEVRLASNDDGPLGWLIGGSVFNTLTGSVLSSVSTLLDNPSELGRISFVPNRLDTDVNAVFGSASYAFDDRNRVSAEIRYTEEDQFLERTVMIFFIPNFPTSVTSAASEFSYTTPRLTYEYAWNDDTLLYASAARGVKSGGTNGAAFADTPYADYLEESNWTYEVGIKTSILDGRGVFNAVVYSVDWTDLQIPAPPDLQIGTAIVNAAGATSTGIEIDTRINVTDNFTIGAAVTWLNPEFDSGTVDAAISPLCGDRAVIPPTVACSTEVGGQQLPRTSDFQVYVGGTYTWPNLIGGFDAYVRVDTSHQAGKYSLSLNQQDQGDINLTNVRIGLESESYEIALWAENVFDEEYNDRVTVTTDPAAGFACAGCGITVARFYPGNTRTFGLRGTWRF, from the coding sequence ATGAATTACACTTTGGTAGCGGTTTGCTCGGGAGGATTCAAGATGACCCATCATGCAGTTCGGACTCGTATCGAGAGCCTTGCAGAAACACGGACGCGTTTGGTCTTGCCCTCCCTGATGGCGGTCGCCGCCCTCCTCGCAGGCGACCTCGCCCTCGCCCAGGATGACGGCCAGCTCGAAGAGATCGTCGTGACCGCGCGCAAGCGCACCGAAAACCTCCAGGACGTGCCGCTCTCGATCACGGCGATTTCCGCCGTCGATCTGGAGCGCGCTTCGGTCTATGCACTCGACGACCTGGCCGAGATTACGCCCGGCCTGACCTATCAGAGCATCGGCGCGTTCAACACCCCCACCATTCGCGGCCTGTCGCAGACCAGCCAGAGTGGCCTGCAGGGCAACGTGGGCGTATTCATCGACGGCATCTTCCTCAACAACCGCTCAACACTGGAGTTCGGCGTGCTGGATCTTGAGCGGATCGAGGTGGTCAAGGGCCCGCAGGGCGCGCTGTACGGGCGCAACACCTTCGCCGGCGCCATCAACTACGTCACCCGCAGTCCTTCCACCGACGGCATAAACGGCAGACTTACCGCCGAAGTCGGCAACGAGGGCCGCTGGGAGATCGGCGGCTCCGTCAACTTTCCGCTGGGCGAGAACGCCGCGGTGCGCGTGTTCGCCGCAACCAGCGAGTTCGACGGCACGATCACCAACGCCCGCGGCGGCGACAAGCTGGGCGGCTACAACGAGCGGACCTCGTACGGCGCGTCGCTGATCTTCGACCCGTCCGAGAACCTGAGCGTAAAACTGTTCGCCGCGCGCACGGAGGTCGATGAGGACCAGCCGCCACTGATCCTCGTGCCGGTAGCGCGCAACGACTGCGGCGCCACCTACAACCTGCCCGACGGCCGCGTATTCAATTCGCTCTATTGCAGCGGCCTGCAGGCGGGCGACGCGCCCAACCTCAATGCGCTGGGCAAGGGCCAGGTAGGCGATTTCACCCTGGCCTACCTGAACGTCGAATACGACATCGGGTTCGCCACGCTGACGGTCAACATCTCCGACTCCGAATCCGAATATTCCACGCTGGTCGACAACGTGTCCAACCCGGTCGCCGAAACGCTTCCGCTGGGGCCGCTGGGCTTTTCGGCGCAGTTCTTCACCAATTCCGCCGGCGACGTGGCCGAACAGCAGTCCTATGAAGTCCGGCTGGCATCCAACGACGACGGCCCGCTGGGCTGGCTGATCGGCGGCTCCGTGTTCAATACGCTCACCGGCAGCGTGCTGTCCAGCGTCTCGACGCTGCTCGACAACCCCAGCGAACTGGGCCGGATCTCGTTCGTGCCGAACCGCCTGGATACGGACGTGAACGCCGTTTTCGGCTCGGCTTCCTACGCCTTCGACGACCGGAACAGGGTAAGCGCGGAGATCCGCTACACCGAGGAAGACCAGTTCCTGGAGCGCACGGTGATGATCTTCTTCATCCCGAACTTCCCGACTTCCGTGACCTCGGCCGCCTCGGAGTTCAGCTACACCACGCCTCGCCTGACGTATGAATACGCCTGGAACGACGACACGCTGCTCTACGCCTCGGCGGCGCGCGGCGTGAAGTCCGGCGGCACCAACGGCGCGGCGTTCGCCGACACGCCGTACGCGGACTACCTGGAAGAGTCGAACTGGACCTACGAGGTCGGCATCAAGACATCGATCCTGGACGGACGCGGCGTATTCAATGCCGTCGTTTATTCGGTCGACTGGACCGACCTGCAGATCCCGGCGCCACCGGACCTGCAGATCGGCACCGCGATCGTGAACGCCGCCGGAGCGACATCCACCGGCATCGAGATCGACACCCGGATCAACGTGACCGATAACTTCACCATTGGCGCCGCCGTGACCTGGCTCAATCCGGAATTCGACAGCGGCACCGTGGATGCGGCCATATCACCGCTGTGCGGCGACCGCGCCGTGATCCCGCCCACCGTGGCGTGCAGCACCGAAGTGGGCGGCCAGCAGCTCCCGCGCACCTCCGACTTCCAGGTTTACGTGGGCGGCACCTACACCTGGCCGAACCTCATCGGCGGTTTCGACGCCTACGTGCGAGTGGATACCAGCCACCAGGCCGGCAAGTATTCGCTGAGCCTCAACCAGCAGGACCAGGGCGACATCAACCTCACCAACGTGCGCATCGGGCTGGAATCCGAAAGCTACGAGATCGCGCTCTGGGCGGAGAACGTGTTCGACGAGGAATACAACGACCGCGTGACCGTCACGACCGACCCGGCCGCCGGCTTCGCCTGCGCCGGCTGCGGCATCACCGTGGCCCGCTTCTACCCGGGCAACACGCGCACCTTCGGGCTGCGCGGCACCTGGCGGTTCTGA
- a CDS encoding nucleotidyl transferase AbiEii/AbiGii toxin family protein, whose translation MIPQRNISLIANKITTATGQRIPETVIERDYVLAWFLSGLASHALRDCLAFKGGTALRRCWIDGYRFSEDLDFTLTKSIGLDAILAGFAEIYGAVRSASGVQFELDRKAPRQGHNSLTFYLRYLGPLPAPNDVKVDITISEVLCFPLQERPILRQFDEFDDLPVGPTVLSYSLEEVVVEKIEALSNRARNEPRDLYDLWYLLNHNGFWLPGMKSELMAKFQSRGRSAEDLLQIVDNKEERLRRLWRERLSQQVSDLPPYGNVFRDVRRALRAA comes from the coding sequence ATGATCCCTCAAAGGAACATCTCCCTCATTGCAAACAAAATCACGACCGCTACGGGACAACGTATCCCAGAGACCGTAATTGAACGGGACTACGTACTGGCTTGGTTTCTATCCGGTCTGGCCAGTCATGCATTGCGCGACTGCCTGGCATTCAAGGGGGGCACCGCGCTCAGGCGCTGCTGGATCGATGGCTACCGGTTTTCCGAGGATCTGGATTTCACGTTGACCAAAAGTATTGGACTTGACGCAATCCTGGCCGGATTCGCCGAAATCTATGGTGCGGTGCGGTCTGCAAGCGGCGTGCAATTTGAATTGGATCGCAAGGCGCCCCGGCAAGGACACAACAGCCTCACGTTTTATTTGCGCTACTTGGGACCGTTGCCGGCGCCCAACGACGTCAAGGTGGACATAACGATCTCCGAGGTGCTTTGTTTTCCGTTGCAGGAGCGCCCCATTCTTCGCCAATTCGACGAATTTGACGACCTGCCTGTTGGCCCCACGGTTCTTTCCTACAGCCTTGAAGAGGTTGTTGTCGAGAAAATAGAAGCCTTGAGCAATCGAGCGAGGAATGAACCCCGCGATTTGTATGATCTTTGGTACTTGTTGAATCACAATGGATTCTGGCTTCCGGGAATGAAATCTGAACTAATGGCCAAATTCCAGTCCCGCGGACGATCGGCAGAGGACTTGTTGCAAATTGTCGACAACAAGGAAGAGCGTCTGCGCCGTCTTTGGCGCGAGCGGCTGAGTCAACAGGTAAGCGATCTACCGCCCTACGGCAACGTATTCCGAGACGTCAGGCGCGCGCTTCGAGCTGCGTAG